Proteins co-encoded in one Cinclus cinclus chromosome 9, bCinCin1.1, whole genome shotgun sequence genomic window:
- the CRYBA2 gene encoding beta-crystallin A2 isoform X1 — protein sequence MKVGSYKITVWEEENFQGKRCEFLMECPSIMERGFRKIRSIKVESGPWVGFEYPEYQGQQFILEKGDYPRWEAWSGNSGYRTEHLLSFRPVKCANHNDSKVILYEAENFQGHKFELSDDYPSLQAMGWGNKEVASIKVNAGAWVAYQYPGYRGYQYVLERDRQNGEFKKYNEYSSQAHTNQIQSIRRVQH from the exons ATGAAGGTGGGGAGT TACAAGATCACGGTGTGGGAGGAGGAGAACTTCCAGGGCAAGCGCTGTGAATTCCTCATGGAGTGCCCCAGCATCATGGAGCGTGGCTTCCGCAAGATCCGTTCCATCAAGGTGGAGTCTGGCCC CTGGGTAGGCTTCGAATATCCTGAGTACCAGGGACAGCAgtttatcctggagaagggTGACTATCCCCGGTGGGAGGCCTGGAGCGGGAACAGTGGCTACCGGACCGAGCACCTCCTCTCCTTCCGGCCTGTCAAATGCGCA aaCCACAATGACAGCAAAGTCATCCTCTATGAGGCCGAGAACTTCCAGGGTCACAAGTTTGAGCTGAGTGACGACTATCCCTCACTGCAGGCCATGGGCTGGGGCAACAAGGAGGTGGCATCCATCAAAGTGAATGCTGGAGC gtgGGTGGCATACCAGTATCCAGGATACAGGGGCTACCAGTATGTGCTGGAGCGGGACAGACAGAACGGCGAGTTCAAGAAGTACAATGAATACAGCAGCCAGGCCCACACCAACCAGATCCAATCCATCCGCCGTGTCCAGCACTGA
- the CRYBA2 gene encoding beta-crystallin A2 isoform X2 — translation MTSSETMDTLGQYKITVWEEENFQGKRCEFLMECPSIMERGFRKIRSIKVESGPWVGFEYPEYQGQQFILEKGDYPRWEAWSGNSGYRTEHLLSFRPVKCANHNDSKVILYEAENFQGHKFELSDDYPSLQAMGWGNKEVASIKVNAGAWVAYQYPGYRGYQYVLERDRQNGEFKKYNEYSSQAHTNQIQSIRRVQH, via the exons ATGACCAGCAGTGAAACCATGGACACCCTGGGGCAGTACAAGATCACGGTGTGGGAGGAGGAGAACTTCCAGGGCAAGCGCTGTGAATTCCTCATGGAGTGCCCCAGCATCATGGAGCGTGGCTTCCGCAAGATCCGTTCCATCAAGGTGGAGTCTGGCCC CTGGGTAGGCTTCGAATATCCTGAGTACCAGGGACAGCAgtttatcctggagaagggTGACTATCCCCGGTGGGAGGCCTGGAGCGGGAACAGTGGCTACCGGACCGAGCACCTCCTCTCCTTCCGGCCTGTCAAATGCGCA aaCCACAATGACAGCAAAGTCATCCTCTATGAGGCCGAGAACTTCCAGGGTCACAAGTTTGAGCTGAGTGACGACTATCCCTCACTGCAGGCCATGGGCTGGGGCAACAAGGAGGTGGCATCCATCAAAGTGAATGCTGGAGC gtgGGTGGCATACCAGTATCCAGGATACAGGGGCTACCAGTATGTGCTGGAGCGGGACAGACAGAACGGCGAGTTCAAGAAGTACAATGAATACAGCAGCCAGGCCCACACCAACCAGATCCAATCCATCCGCCGTGTCCAGCACTGA